A single Dongia rigui DNA region contains:
- the ade gene encoding adenine deaminase, producing MSGLRQSIERGIDQGLGREAADLVIKDTRFLNVVTGEIAKGDIAICGDRIVGTYESYRGKREIDGRKFTVVPGFVDCHLHVESSLVGPAEFDRCALPRGTTTAICDPHEMCNVLGQDGLDFFLRSADQTAMDLRVQLSSCVPATHLETAGGRLTAADLLPYRTHPKVIGLAEFMNAPGIFHKVPEVMDKIEAFWGQHIDGHAPLMKGYELNAYLSCGIRNCHETTSASEAWEKLRKGMQVFIREGSACKDLHALAEIISTTTAPFLGFCTDDRNPLDIAHEGHIDHLVRGAIKAGAPLTDVYRLASWSAARGFGLFDRGLIAPGQRADLVLLNDLETCDVAQVIAGGRWVDDALFDTRVMPKPVGYNSIKLGKVDAAVFRVPAMGPTGPVIGLREGQVLTDFLVLALPYRNGERLVDLANDVIKVCVLERHGKKGTVGRGFVKGLKLPRGAIASSIGHDSHNICVVGADDSDMAIAVNRLIDLGGGFVLAEGGKILAEMPLPLAGLMSDKDFRTVAREIEALRHAVRDLGCPLAEPFLQMAFLPLPVIPHLKITDLGLVDVDKFELIAA from the coding sequence ATGAGCGGATTGCGTCAAAGCATCGAACGCGGAATCGATCAGGGACTGGGCCGGGAGGCAGCCGATCTGGTCATCAAGGACACGCGCTTCCTCAATGTCGTGACCGGCGAGATCGCCAAAGGCGATATCGCAATCTGCGGCGACCGGATCGTCGGCACCTACGAAAGCTATCGCGGCAAGCGCGAGATCGATGGCCGCAAGTTCACGGTCGTGCCGGGCTTCGTGGATTGCCATCTCCATGTCGAATCCAGTCTGGTCGGCCCGGCCGAATTCGATCGCTGCGCGCTGCCGCGCGGCACGACGACAGCCATCTGTGATCCCCACGAAATGTGCAATGTCCTCGGCCAGGACGGGCTCGACTTTTTCCTGCGCAGCGCCGATCAGACAGCCATGGATCTTCGCGTCCAGTTGTCCTCCTGCGTACCTGCGACCCATCTCGAAACGGCCGGCGGGCGCCTGACAGCAGCCGACCTTTTGCCCTATCGAACGCACCCCAAAGTTATCGGTCTGGCCGAGTTCATGAACGCGCCCGGCATTTTCCACAAAGTGCCCGAGGTCATGGACAAGATTGAAGCCTTTTGGGGGCAGCATATCGATGGCCACGCCCCTCTGATGAAGGGGTATGAGCTCAACGCTTATCTTTCCTGTGGCATTCGCAACTGTCATGAGACGACAAGTGCCTCGGAGGCGTGGGAGAAACTTCGCAAAGGGATGCAGGTATTCATCCGCGAGGGCAGCGCATGCAAGGACCTGCATGCGCTGGCCGAAATCATCAGCACCACCACAGCGCCGTTTCTCGGCTTCTGCACCGACGATCGCAATCCGCTCGACATCGCGCATGAAGGGCATATCGACCATCTCGTGCGCGGCGCCATCAAGGCCGGCGCACCGCTCACGGATGTATACCGCCTGGCGTCCTGGTCGGCGGCACGCGGCTTTGGCCTATTCGACCGCGGCCTCATCGCGCCTGGCCAGCGGGCGGATCTTGTCCTGCTAAACGATCTTGAGACATGTGACGTCGCTCAGGTCATTGCCGGCGGGCGCTGGGTCGACGACGCGTTGTTCGACACCCGGGTAATGCCCAAGCCGGTCGGCTATAACTCGATCAAGCTCGGCAAGGTCGATGCCGCGGTCTTTCGCGTACCGGCAATGGGACCGACCGGCCCCGTCATCGGCCTGCGCGAGGGCCAGGTGCTCACCGACTTCCTCGTCCTTGCCCTGCCCTATCGCAATGGCGAGCGATTGGTGGATCTTGCCAATGATGTCATTAAGGTCTGCGTCCTGGAGCGCCACGGTAAAAAAGGCACGGTCGGACGTGGTTTCGTTAAAGGACTGAAGCTCCCGCGTGGTGCCATTGCTTCCTCGATCGGCCATGACAGTCACAACATCTGTGTGGTCGGCGCCGATGATTCCGACATGGCCATCGCCGTCAATCGCCTGATCGATCTGGGCGGCGGGTTCGTCCTCGCGGAAGGGGGAAAGATCCTGGCCGAAATGCCGCTGCCGCTGGCCGGTCTGATGAGCGATAAGGATTTCCGCACCGTCGCACGTGAAATTGAGGCACTTCGTCACGCTGTTCGCGATCTTGGGTGCCCGCTCGCCGAACCGTTCCTGCAGATGGCGTTCCTGCCCCTGCCGGTCATACCGCATCTGAAGATCACGGATCTCGGGCTCGTCGACGTGGATAAGTTCGAGCTGATCGCCGCCTGA
- a CDS encoding alanyl-tRNA editing protein yields the protein MIGAKQPEASIGMEELFRQDSYLRSCEAVVTMSGPEGIALDRTVFYPTGGGQPGDIGRLTLGDGNSIDIIDTRKGAAPGDILHIPAEASALPEIGDRITAAIDWERRHRLMRMHTCLHLLCSLVKGDVTGGQISDGKGRLDFNLPPETTLDKVTLTDALNAVIAGGHDVVPRWITDDELAARPELVRTMSVKPPSGQGKVRLLDIAGIDLQPCGGTHVRNTSEIGPVEIVKIESKGKMNKRVNIAFK from the coding sequence ATGATCGGCGCCAAGCAACCAGAAGCGTCGATCGGGATGGAAGAGCTATTTCGTCAGGACTCCTACCTCAGGAGCTGTGAAGCCGTCGTGACGATGAGCGGGCCGGAAGGCATCGCTCTCGATCGCACCGTTTTTTATCCCACCGGCGGTGGTCAGCCCGGCGACATCGGCCGGCTGACTTTGGGCGATGGCAACAGCATAGACATCATCGATACCCGCAAAGGCGCGGCACCGGGCGACATCCTCCACATCCCTGCCGAAGCAAGTGCCCTCCCCGAAATCGGCGACAGGATAACAGCCGCGATCGATTGGGAGCGGCGACACCGGCTGATGCGCATGCATACCTGCCTGCACCTCCTGTGCTCGCTCGTCAAAGGCGACGTGACCGGCGGGCAGATCAGCGACGGCAAAGGCCGTCTCGATTTCAATCTGCCGCCGGAGACCACCCTCGACAAGGTCACGCTGACCGACGCCCTCAACGCCGTGATCGCCGGCGGTCATGATGTCGTACCGCGCTGGATTACCGACGACGAGTTGGCGGCAAGACCTGAATTGGTGCGCACGATGTCGGTGAAACCGCCGAGTGGGCAAGGCAAAGTCCGCCTGCTCGACATTGCCGGCATTGACCTGCAGCCCTGCGGCGGCACACACGTGCGTAATACGTCTGAAATCGGCCCGGTCGAAATCGTCAAGATCGAGAGCAAGGGCAAGATGAACAAGCGCGTCAACATCGCCTTCAAGTAA
- a CDS encoding DUF1656 domain-containing protein — protein MMKEMDIAGVFITPVLGWALLALLISWILARFLGRFGVYQWVWHRHLFDLCLYVAVFATITFFVSRT, from the coding sequence ATGATGAAGGAAATGGATATCGCCGGCGTCTTCATCACACCCGTGCTCGGCTGGGCCTTGCTGGCATTGCTGATCAGTTGGATCCTTGCCAGATTTCTGGGCCGCTTTGGCGTCTACCAATGGGTATGGCACCGGCATCTCTTCGATCTCTGCCTCTATGTTGCCGTCTTTGCGACCATCACTTTCTTCGTTTCAAGAACTTAG
- a CDS encoding cysteine synthase A, which yields MDFRQGFVDTIGNTPLIKLKKASELTGCTILGKAEFLNPGGSVKDRAALAIIQDAEEKGQIRRGGLIVEGTAGNTGIGLALVGNARGYKTLIIIPETQSQEKKDMLRLAGAELREVPALPYKDPGNYVRVSESVAEELKESNPNGVIWANQFDNVANRKGHYRTTGPEIWKQTEGKVDGFVCAVGTGGTLAGISMFLKEQNPNIKIGLADPEGAALYSYFKTGELKSSGSSITEGIGQGRITKNVDGTPVDFPFQIPDAEALPIVFDLLREEGLCLGGSSGINVAGAIRLAKELGPGHTIVTILCDFGTRYQSKLFNPAFLLSKGLPTPGWL from the coding sequence ATGGATTTCCGGCAGGGCTTCGTCGACACAATCGGCAATACGCCGCTCATCAAGCTGAAGAAGGCGTCGGAACTCACCGGCTGTACCATTCTTGGCAAGGCTGAGTTCTTGAATCCCGGCGGTTCCGTCAAAGACCGCGCGGCGCTCGCCATCATTCAGGACGCCGAGGAAAAGGGACAAATTCGCCGCGGTGGTTTGATCGTCGAAGGGACCGCCGGCAATACCGGCATCGGCTTGGCACTGGTCGGCAATGCCCGGGGCTACAAGACCCTCATCATCATTCCCGAGACGCAAAGCCAGGAAAAGAAAGACATGCTGCGCTTGGCCGGCGCCGAGCTGCGGGAAGTGCCGGCACTACCCTACAAAGACCCAGGCAATTATGTCCGCGTCTCTGAAAGCGTCGCCGAGGAATTGAAGGAGAGCAATCCAAACGGCGTCATCTGGGCCAACCAGTTCGACAACGTCGCCAATCGGAAAGGCCATTACCGTACCACGGGTCCCGAGATCTGGAAGCAGACCGAGGGCAAGGTTGATGGTTTCGTTTGCGCTGTCGGCACGGGCGGGACGCTTGCGGGGATTTCCATGTTCCTGAAAGAGCAAAACCCCAACATCAAGATCGGCCTTGCCGACCCGGAAGGCGCCGCGCTCTACAGCTATTTCAAGACCGGCGAATTGAAATCCTCCGGTTCGTCCATTACCGAAGGCATCGGCCAGGGTCGCATTACCAAGAATGTCGACGGAACGCCGGTTGATTTCCCCTTTCAGATTCCCGATGCCGAAGCCCTGCCGATTGTCTTCGACCTGTTGCGCGAAGAAGGCCTGTGCCTGGGTGGTTCCAGCGGCATCAACGTCGCTGGCGCCATCCGGTTGGCGAAGGAACTTGGACCGGGCCATACGATCGTGACGATATTGTGCGACTTCGGCACGCGCTATCAGTCGAAGCTGTTCAATCCGGCGTTTTTGCTCTCAAAAGGCTTGCCGACCCCCGGTTGGCTCTAG
- a CDS encoding FUSC family protein yields MPVKLAEIIFTLKTFVGGMAALFISFALDLERPTWALLTAYIVAQPFSGMVQSKALYRVAGTMAGGAFAVLSLGSFSSEPEILILILASWLGICVYCSLVNRTAASYAFMLAGYTAAIICFPSVEAPGAIFETAIARCEEITLGIACAVITNQLIFPRQSGSALQQRLQVWMQDAASWCADVLRARNEGQRARDRDRLLSDSLAINALREHAMFDSPALRNAQAWIVTLQRRMQGLMAVLVSIEDRMTMLGVNRPDLLQQMQPLLMRTAAYIEPQREDDPTRDALLGEIERLTTPDTSVARDPDLLLFNTLVTRLGDLIRIHDEMRDLMRRVRKGKRAPVSARPLALHADHLMAALGGGAAALSIVLCNTFWILTAWPSGSGAVIQAAVICALFAAADNPSALALKFLTGTVIGVTAAAVYVLVVLPAIDGAPLLLVGALAIFYLPTGILLGMPSRAAGVLPAILGFTATVGLQNSEKLAFASFINEAIALVLGITVASSILRLFRSFGADLGIRRLLTATKRDLALIAAGALDRETFESRLFDRLNTLQARRQAGVSATDQSLRGALASLRVGLNFYLLIEAEPFLSDEANEAARFARAQAAKLLRRRRPRPEDLHATTSAMADAIDVLGRTEGSPMAMQAILALGGARLLFMAHADYFSNIERSPVTSAPSLSGALS; encoded by the coding sequence ATGCCGGTTAAGCTTGCGGAAATCATTTTCACCCTGAAAACCTTCGTCGGCGGCATGGCGGCGTTGTTCATTTCGTTCGCGCTGGATTTGGAGCGCCCGACCTGGGCCTTGTTGACGGCCTATATTGTCGCGCAGCCGTTTTCCGGCATGGTTCAATCAAAGGCGCTCTATCGCGTGGCCGGGACGATGGCCGGCGGTGCTTTCGCGGTGCTCAGCCTGGGATCTTTTTCGTCCGAACCGGAGATCCTGATCCTGATACTGGCGAGTTGGCTGGGGATCTGCGTCTACTGTTCCCTCGTCAACAGAACGGCGGCCAGCTATGCGTTCATGTTGGCCGGCTACACGGCGGCGATCATCTGCTTCCCCAGTGTCGAGGCGCCCGGCGCCATCTTTGAAACGGCCATCGCGCGTTGCGAGGAGATCACGCTTGGCATCGCCTGCGCCGTCATCACCAATCAGCTGATCTTTCCCCGGCAATCCGGTAGCGCTCTGCAACAGCGCCTGCAGGTCTGGATGCAGGATGCCGCCAGTTGGTGCGCCGATGTCCTGCGCGCGCGAAACGAGGGCCAGCGGGCGCGCGATCGTGACCGCCTGTTGAGCGACTCTCTTGCCATCAATGCCCTGCGTGAACACGCCATGTTCGACAGCCCTGCCCTGCGCAATGCACAGGCTTGGATCGTGACACTGCAGCGGCGCATGCAAGGTCTGATGGCGGTGCTGGTGTCGATCGAGGATCGGATGACCATGCTCGGGGTCAATCGACCGGATCTGCTGCAACAGATGCAGCCGCTGCTCATGCGGACTGCCGCCTATATCGAGCCTCAGAGGGAAGACGATCCGACCCGCGACGCTCTGCTTGGAGAAATCGAACGCCTGACTACCCCAGACACCAGTGTCGCTCGGGACCCAGACCTTCTGCTGTTCAATACGCTGGTGACTCGCCTCGGCGACCTTATCCGAATTCATGACGAAATGCGGGATCTGATGCGACGTGTGCGCAAAGGCAAGCGCGCGCCCGTCAGTGCCCGCCCGCTTGCCCTTCATGCCGACCATCTGATGGCGGCCTTGGGTGGGGGCGCGGCGGCGCTATCGATCGTCCTCTGCAATACCTTCTGGATATTGACTGCCTGGCCCAGTGGCTCGGGTGCGGTCATTCAAGCAGCCGTCATATGCGCCCTTTTCGCTGCTGCCGATAATCCTTCCGCCCTCGCCCTCAAATTCTTGACCGGCACGGTCATCGGCGTCACCGCTGCTGCAGTCTACGTCCTTGTCGTACTCCCAGCGATCGACGGTGCGCCGCTTCTCCTGGTCGGCGCCTTGGCCATCTTCTACTTGCCGACCGGGATTCTGCTCGGCATGCCTAGTCGCGCGGCCGGTGTCTTGCCGGCCATTCTAGGCTTCACGGCCACGGTCGGCTTGCAGAACAGCGAGAAACTCGCGTTCGCGAGCTTCATCAACGAGGCGATCGCTCTGGTGTTGGGCATCACCGTGGCCTCCAGCATTCTGCGCTTGTTCCGCTCCTTCGGCGCCGATCTCGGCATCCGCCGTCTATTGACGGCGACCAAGCGAGATTTGGCGCTGATCGCTGCCGGGGCACTCGATCGGGAGACTTTTGAGAGCCGCTTGTTCGATCGCCTCAATACCCTTCAGGCGCGACGACAGGCAGGTGTCTCTGCCACCGACCAGTCATTGCGGGGTGCATTGGCTTCGCTCAGGGTCGGATTGAACTTCTACCTCTTGATCGAGGCGGAACCATTCCTGTCCGACGAGGCAAATGAGGCTGCCCGCTTTGCCCGTGCGCAAGCGGCCAAGTTGCTGCGACGGCGCCGCCCGCGGCCTGAAGACCTGCATGCGACAACGTCGGCAATGGCCGATGCCATTGACGTGCTGGGTCGGACGGAAGGTTCACCCATGGCGATGCAGGCGATTTTGGCATTGGGCGGCGCCCGTTTGCTGTTCATGGCCCATGCCGACTACTTCTCAAACATCGAGCGGTCGCCGGTCACGTCGGCACCTTCATTGTCCGGAGCCCTGTCGTAA
- a CDS encoding EAL domain-containing protein, producing the protein MLVSTFVAILHVWAPDSLERIERMALNSRFLLRGTETPSGDVVVVGYDEASNKALGRWPISRRLIAQAIDLVAADGAKTIAMDYLFIEPERDLPQDVRTRLSDLAKSLPADSPGANQATSLLASDSADQALAQAMKRAGNVLLPFSYSPDSGSNETPNWIVPWHYVRTKPACDATNTIQFSDKMQSPLPSLAAAAVLGGNVNVDNDIDGSPRSEYLATYFDDDCFPSLTVAAVAHFLGVDWQQVRIDLGAAVSLGPDRLIEMDPGNSVVVNYFGGESAFKTVSFSALLSGTVDPATFKNKLVLFGTNYQGGSDFVRSPFDNELPGVVRNAVMAERLIHGGNLFRPDWSAAVSLVAVFLLGGMSAYMARRLPTGFGVAGNAGLVLGWSVATYLALFPGGIWINWLYPVLSVVLNAGVQRTIRNVSDERERRRAEQSLRESEERYALAARGANDGLWDWDLINNKLFTSARWQQMLGLRASRLSGQPGDWFDRVHRDDIDIMRAAIDAHLKGSSTHFEQEMRMRHAEGNDRWMAIRGMAVRDATGRPTRFAGSMTDITARKKAEQDLLFNAFHSHLTKLPNRTLLVERTEQALQLWAKDSTSDVVVAILDIDRFGHYNETLGQKVGDDILITLARNLEERIRPEDTLAHLGEDEYAITRFIAGNVEEGVEELIVMLKTVLGQHMEIGGRPIEIEASIGYVLASQSAGAAGDELMRDANLALYRAKAQGRGQVVRFEPSMHQSAMKRFGLEADMKRAITAGDQFELFYQPIIALDDGHLHGFEALIRWRHPERGLISPVDFIPLAEDTDMIIDIGRKSIMDAARQIAAWMPAEGDPPQIAVNVSGKQFAAVGLVDDIERAIKVAGIPPHALKLEITESLIMDNPERTNEVLRRIIALGCKVSIDDFGTGYSSLSHLHRFPFHTLKVDRSFVMRINDSREGLEIVRVISSLAHILERDVVAEGVETEEQATELRRLGIQFGQGYMFAKPLPAGEASVFLARNRAKFQR; encoded by the coding sequence ATGCTGGTTTCAACATTCGTCGCGATTTTGCATGTCTGGGCCCCCGACTCCCTCGAGCGCATCGAGCGGATGGCGCTCAATTCGCGCTTCCTGCTACGTGGGACGGAGACACCGAGCGGCGACGTCGTGGTTGTTGGATATGATGAGGCGTCCAACAAGGCTCTCGGCCGCTGGCCGATCAGCAGGCGCCTCATTGCCCAGGCCATAGACCTAGTCGCAGCCGATGGCGCCAAGACGATCGCGATGGACTACCTGTTCATCGAACCAGAACGCGACCTGCCCCAAGACGTTCGAACCCGGCTCAGCGACCTTGCCAAGTCTTTACCCGCGGACAGCCCCGGCGCAAATCAAGCCACATCCCTGCTCGCCTCCGATAGCGCCGACCAAGCCCTGGCGCAGGCGATGAAACGGGCCGGAAATGTCCTCCTCCCGTTCTCCTATTCCCCCGACAGCGGCAGCAACGAGACGCCAAACTGGATCGTACCGTGGCACTATGTTCGGACCAAACCAGCCTGCGACGCCACCAACACGATTCAGTTCAGCGACAAGATGCAATCACCCCTGCCTTCGCTTGCAGCGGCAGCTGTCCTCGGGGGTAACGTTAACGTCGACAATGACATCGACGGTTCACCGCGATCAGAATACCTCGCCACCTATTTCGACGACGATTGCTTTCCCTCACTGACCGTCGCTGCTGTGGCTCACTTCCTTGGCGTCGACTGGCAACAAGTCCGCATCGACCTTGGCGCTGCTGTCTCGCTCGGGCCAGATCGACTGATTGAAATGGACCCCGGCAATTCCGTCGTCGTCAATTATTTCGGCGGCGAGAGTGCATTCAAGACGGTTTCCTTTTCGGCCCTCCTGTCCGGTACCGTTGACCCTGCGACGTTCAAGAACAAGCTGGTACTCTTCGGAACCAACTATCAGGGCGGTTCGGATTTCGTCCGTTCGCCCTTCGATAACGAACTCCCAGGCGTCGTTCGCAATGCGGTCATGGCAGAACGCCTGATCCACGGCGGGAACCTGTTTCGCCCGGATTGGAGTGCCGCCGTCAGCCTCGTGGCCGTGTTCCTGCTGGGCGGAATGAGCGCCTACATGGCCCGGCGCTTGCCGACCGGGTTCGGCGTCGCCGGCAATGCCGGGCTGGTATTGGGCTGGTCGGTCGCAACCTATCTCGCGCTTTTTCCCGGCGGTATTTGGATCAACTGGCTTTATCCGGTCCTTTCCGTCGTTCTCAATGCCGGCGTGCAGCGTACCATTCGCAATGTGAGCGACGAACGAGAACGCCGTCGCGCCGAACAAAGCCTGCGCGAAAGCGAGGAGCGATACGCCCTTGCAGCGCGTGGCGCCAATGACGGGCTGTGGGATTGGGACCTCATCAACAACAAGCTGTTCACATCAGCCCGCTGGCAGCAGATGCTGGGCCTGCGCGCCAGCCGCCTCTCTGGGCAGCCTGGCGATTGGTTCGACCGCGTGCACCGCGACGATATCGACATCATGCGTGCTGCCATCGATGCACATCTGAAAGGCAGCTCGACTCATTTCGAACAAGAAATGCGCATGCGGCATGCCGAGGGCAACGATCGGTGGATGGCCATCCGCGGCATGGCCGTGCGGGACGCAACTGGTCGTCCGACGCGATTTGCCGGGTCGATGACCGATATTACGGCGCGCAAGAAGGCGGAACAGGATCTGCTGTTCAATGCCTTCCACTCGCATCTCACCAAGCTGCCGAACCGCACGCTGTTGGTCGAGCGCACCGAACAGGCCTTGCAGCTCTGGGCGAAGGATTCCACATCCGACGTGGTCGTCGCCATTTTGGATATCGACCGCTTCGGGCATTACAATGAGACGCTGGGCCAGAAGGTCGGCGACGATATTCTGATTACCCTCGCGCGCAATCTCGAGGAACGGATACGACCAGAAGACACGCTGGCTCATCTGGGTGAGGACGAATATGCCATCACCCGCTTTATCGCCGGCAATGTCGAAGAGGGTGTCGAAGAACTGATTGTCATGCTGAAAACTGTGCTTGGCCAGCACATGGAGATCGGCGGCCGTCCCATCGAGATCGAAGCATCGATCGGTTATGTCCTTGCCTCCCAATCAGCTGGTGCTGCTGGCGACGAGCTCATGCGCGATGCCAATCTGGCGCTCTATCGCGCAAAGGCCCAGGGTCGCGGCCAGGTGGTGCGCTTCGAGCCCAGCATGCATCAGTCGGCCATGAAGCGCTTCGGCTTGGAAGCAGATATGAAACGGGCCATAACCGCCGGCGATCAGTTCGAATTGTTCTATCAGCCGATCATCGCGTTGGACGACGGGCATCTTCACGGCTTCGAGGCCCTCATCCGGTGGCGCCACCCGGAACGTGGCCTCATCTCACCTGTCGACTTCATTCCACTGGCCGAAGATACCGACATGATCATCGATATCGGCCGCAAATCAATCATGGATGCGGCACGCCAGATTGCCGCCTGGATGCCGGCGGAAGGTGATCCGCCACAGATCGCCGTCAATGTTTCCGGCAAGCAGTTCGCCGCGGTCGGCCTGGTCGATGACATCGAGCGTGCGATTAAAGTTGCCGGCATCCCGCCGCACGCCCTCAAACTGGAGATTACCGAAAGCCTGATCATGGACAATCCGGAGCGCACGAATGAGGTCCTGCGCCGGATCATCGCGCTGGGTTGCAAGGTCTCAATCGATGATTTCGGTACCGGATATTCGAGCCTCAGCCATCTGCACAGATTCCCGTTCCATACGCTGAAGGTCGATCGCTCCTTTGTGATGCGTATCAACGACAGCCGCGAAGGCCTCGAGATCGTCCGCGTCATTTCCAGCCTGGCGCACATCCTGGAACGCGATGTGGTGGCCGAGGGTGTCGAAACCGAGGAACAGGCGACCGAATTGCGGCGACTGGGAATCCAGTTTGGCCAAGGGTACATGTTCGCCAAACCGCTGCCGGCCGGTGAAGCCTCGGTCTTTCTCGCCCGCAATCGCGCCAAATTCCAGCGTTGA
- a CDS encoding ribbon-helix-helix domain-containing protein has protein sequence MELQRESAAALAKALPDPKLVHRVVQYRGRRYSLKLDQASWAALEQAAARRRVRLNQLVDELSTATNHEGNFSATVRAQCLAELKQQISDLEDRVRQQSMSGQGVSASLIADACPVPAFVANGQSVMLKANAAAQKWLGLGESALVGKPLDQYFQVKSSLPLGQIVEQFAQGRNQVYPARIVCLRPGRLIMAKANICPILRRAEGDLAYVLMIEIA, from the coding sequence ATGGAGTTGCAACGTGAATCAGCGGCAGCTTTGGCAAAAGCGCTGCCCGATCCGAAACTCGTCCATCGCGTGGTGCAATACCGGGGCAGGCGATACTCGCTGAAGCTTGACCAAGCGTCTTGGGCGGCGCTGGAACAGGCCGCCGCGCGGCGCCGGGTGCGCCTCAACCAGCTGGTCGACGAGCTTTCAACGGCGACGAATCATGAAGGCAACTTCTCGGCGACAGTCCGCGCGCAATGCCTTGCCGAACTCAAACAGCAGATTTCCGATCTCGAGGACCGCGTCCGTCAGCAATCCATGTCGGGGCAGGGCGTTTCCGCCTCGCTGATCGCCGACGCCTGCCCTGTTCCCGCCTTCGTGGCCAATGGTCAGAGCGTCATGCTGAAGGCCAATGCGGCTGCGCAAAAGTGGCTGGGCCTCGGCGAATCCGCTCTTGTTGGTAAGCCCCTCGACCAATATTTCCAGGTTAAATCTTCGTTACCTCTGGGACAAATTGTCGAGCAATTTGCGCAGGGTAGAAACCAAGTTTACCCGGCGCGGATCGTCTGTCTCCGCCCGGGTAGGTTGATTATGGCCAAGGCCAACATCTGTCCGATTCTGCGTCGGGCAGAGGGTGACCTGGCCTATGTACTGATGATTGAAATCGCTTGA
- a CDS encoding HlyD family secretion protein — protein MRAQFAKFLVTLAFVALAVPCGWYLWDYYMDTPWTRDARVRADIIQIAPDVAGMVLDVVVVDNQEVKVGDLLFTIDKERYQLALNEANATLASHKAQLAQAQRDLARVSKLSTVSVSVAQQEQYRSAVDVAAAEVQAAEAALNTAKLNLARTEIHAPANGFVTNLQLRRGNYLNAGTAALALVDRDSFYISGYFEETKLPRITIGDSVEVMLMGVTKPLSGKVTGIASGIVDHERSSSPNLLANVNPTFTWVRLAQRIPVRIDFDSVPDGVKLVAGQTATVVVQEPDGK, from the coding sequence ATGCGCGCTCAATTTGCCAAGTTTCTCGTCACATTGGCTTTCGTAGCACTGGCAGTTCCCTGCGGCTGGTATCTTTGGGACTATTACATGGATACCCCCTGGACCCGCGATGCCCGTGTCAGGGCGGATATCATCCAGATTGCACCGGACGTCGCGGGCATGGTCTTGGATGTCGTCGTGGTCGACAATCAGGAGGTCAAAGTGGGGGATCTTCTTTTCACGATCGATAAGGAACGCTATCAGCTGGCACTCAATGAGGCCAACGCCACGCTTGCCAGCCACAAGGCCCAACTCGCCCAGGCCCAACGCGATCTGGCGCGGGTCTCAAAGCTCAGTACCGTTTCCGTTTCGGTGGCCCAGCAGGAGCAGTATCGATCGGCGGTCGACGTCGCTGCCGCCGAGGTCCAGGCCGCCGAGGCCGCCCTCAATACTGCCAAGCTCAATCTGGCTCGAACGGAAATCCATGCTCCCGCCAACGGCTTTGTCACGAATCTTCAATTGCGGCGCGGCAACTACCTCAATGCGGGAACTGCTGCACTTGCTCTAGTCGATCGCGATTCCTTCTATATCTCAGGCTATTTCGAGGAGACGAAACTGCCGCGGATAACTATCGGCGACAGCGTTGAAGTCATGCTCATGGGCGTCACGAAACCGCTGTCCGGCAAGGTTACGGGAATTGCGAGCGGTATTGTCGATCATGAACGCAGTTCCAGCCCAAACCTCCTGGCCAACGTCAATCCGACTTTCACCTGGGTGCGTCTGGCCCAACGGATTCCAGTCAGGATCGACTTTGACTCCGTGCCAGATGGGGTCAAACTGGTGGCCGGACAGACAGCGACGGTGGTCGTGCAGGAGCCGGACGGAAAATGA